GAAGGCCGAGATTCCCCCAATGGCAGCAGTCATGGCTCCGGTCCCATAGAGTCCCAACAGCCGTCCGATCATCTGAGTCGGCGAAAGCTCTTGGATAATACCCCAGGCTATCGGAGTAAATGCACCCATACCGCAGCCGACTATTCCCATGAAGACACCGGCGAGGTATGGGTCGAGCGTCTGCGTCAGCGCACAGAGTGCGGCGCCGCTCAACACACTGGCGCCCACAATCAGATGCATCCGATCTTTAACCATCCAATCAGTCACCCACAAAAGCCCGATCGACGTCAGTAGCAATCCAACGCCGAGCGCCGACCATAAATAGCCGACCTCGACCGGACCCAATCCAAGCATTTTCCGCGCGAACACCGGCAAGAGAGCGGTCAACGCACTAGTGCCGAAGGTATACAGGACTGCCGTACCGGTCAAGAGCAACAGTCTCGGCTGGGTAACGACTCCATAACGAAAGCCTTCGATCAGATCCTGCAGCATGGTCGGGGTAGAAGCGGGTGACGTGGAACTTGCGATAGGTTTGGCAAAACGGACCAACGTCAGGCACGCAGCCGATATCAAGTAGGTCGCTGCGTTGAGGCATAAGACTTCTTGTGACCCGTAGGCGGCAATGCCTAAGCCGCTCAGCGCAGGACCAAAAACAATGCCAAGGCTGGTCGTGCTTTGGAGGAGCGCGTTGGCGGCCGTGAACTGCGTTTTAGGGACAAACCCTGGGATGGCGGCGGTGAGAGCCGGGCCGAACACCGCCGTGGCAATCGCGTGGAGGAGGACCAACGCGTAGAGGACAGATACCGTAAAGGATTCCACTGGGATCAGGCAGGGAATCAACCCAATCAATACGGCACGTAGCACATCGCTGGTGATCAGCAGGAGCTTCTTCGGGAGTCGATCGACATACACACCGATGATCGGACCCAGCACGATCGGGGGGATCGTCTGTAGCAGACCGATTACAGATGTCTTGAGCGGCGATCCGGTGACGGCATAGACAAACCACAGAAGCGCCAGCTTGGAGACCCCGTCGCCGATCTGCGAGATAAGTTGCCCAGACCAGACAAGCCCAAAATCGCGAGTCAGAAGCAGCGGACGATCCTGGGCTGCGATGTGGTCTGCGTTCTCCACTACAGAGGCAGCGTAAGGCAAGCGGCCGGATCGGCCTTGCATCAGCTCTCGCCCTCCAGCCGTATCCTCTCGGTGTTCACGGCACGAACGCCGGGCACTTGACGGGCAGCCTCCGCAGCTTCCAGGACGATGACCTGGAAACGGACCGTTCCGTTGAGCTGGACGACACCGTCCTCAGTCTTCACCTCGAAGTTGGCTGCTTTTAAGGTGGCGCTTTTGGAGAAACGTTCTTTGATCAAGGTGGTGAGGATTTCATCCTGTTTTTTCAACAGCGCTTTCGCGAGGTCTTTCTCGACGGCAAGCTTGTTGACCACGGTCTTGACGCCTGGGACGACTTGCGCAATTTCTGTCGCGGTTGTTTTTTCTTCTTCGGTCGAGACACGTCCTGTCAGGGTCACGGTTTGCTGATCGTCTTCAACTTCAATCTCGTAGTGGAAAAGCCGTGAATCCCCCATCAGCGCAAGCTTAACCGACAAGATCAGTGAACCCAGGGGCTTCTTGACGACCGGTTCCTTCTCTTTGCTCTCGGACTCAACCGACGGTAAGTCCGACTTGGCGGGGGGACTGGGTTGGGACTGCGGCTTCGTGTCGCCTGATGGCTTGTGCGGCGCAGGCTGCCCCTCGGAAGTGGCTGGGGCCTGTTGGAGACGTGGCACGGCCTTCTCCGGCGGTGCTTCTTTGTGCTCGGCTGGGTCCGACTTGGCGGGGGGACCGGGCTGGGACTGCGGCTTCCCTTCCGCCGATGGCTTTGCAGGCAACGGCTGACTGTCGGAAGCGGCCGGGGGCGGTTGTGGACGTGGTGCATGTTTCTCGGGTGCAGCTTCCTTTTCTTGTGGCTCCGCCGCAGTCGAACCAGCACTAACCAGCTCAAGCAAGAACAGACTCATACTCAGTATGATCAGCGCTCGTGGGGGCTTGGTCATCCAAGAGACCTCCTCGTGAACGGTCATTCTAGCTCGCGACGGCCTTCGTGTCATCTATCCACGGATATCCACGAACCGAGATGGCCCCTTGAAATCCAAGGGGCCGCTCCCGCTTCGATGCGTCAGTGTTGCTACGAATTGGACGGTGGTAGGTCAGGAGGCAAAGGAACCGGGTGTAGAAACGACCAAGCTCCCTGTGGGCGACTTGTAAAAGCTGAACAACCATGCAGTAGCAGCCGTCATAAGAAGAATGAGGCTGATTCCACCTAGGCTCGCTGCCGGACCGATCGTATCGGCAGCCCATCCAAAACCAGCCATACCGGCCATGGATGATGCCATTCCTCCCGTGGCGAAGCTCGTGAAGACTCGGCCTAGGAGATGGGCCGGGGTCAATTCTTGGAGCATCGTCCATACCAACGGAGTAAACATGGCCGTGCTTCCTCCGATCACCGCGATCAGGGCACCGGCCACGACAGGAGCTTCGAGGAAACCGAGCGCTGCGATGGCAAGACCACCGATGGCCAATGCCCCGGACATGAACCGCAAACGCCAAGACACATCTCCCTGCGTGATCGATGTCAGGCTAAGGGAGGCAAGCAGCATCCCGACTCCGAGCGCCGACCACAGCCACCCGAGTTGGATTGGACCAACTCCAAGCACGTCTTTGGCAAAGACCGGCAGCAGAAAGATAAAGGCACTGATGCCGACGCTATAGAGGGTGGCCGTCAACATGAGGAGCAGGACGGTCTTCTGCTCGACGAAGACGAAGCGAAAACCCGCCAGCAAGTCACTTGTGATGTCTTCCGTCAATCCTTTACCCTCTGTGCGCCCGCCCTTGAGCGTTTCGTGCATCCGAATGGGGAACAAGCAGAGGGCCGAGATGAAAAACGTGACTGCGTTTACGTAGAGCACATTGTGGGCGCCGATGAGCGCGATGCCGAGGCCGCTGACGGCGGGACCCACAAGAAGCCCAACATTGGTTGTCGTCTGCATGAGCGCATTGGCGGCAATAAGCCGATCCTTTGGCACAATGAGAGGAACCGCCGAGGTCAAGGCAGGACCGAAGACCGTGGAAAAGATGGCGGTGGCAAACACGAGGAAATAGAGCCGATCGAGCGTCAAGGCTCCCATGGTATAGAGCAACGGGATCAGTAGAACCATCAAGGTCCGAAGCAGATCGACCCCGATCATCACCGGTTTTTTTCGAACGCGATCCAGATACACACCGATCAGTGGTCCAAACAGCAAGGGCGGCAGCGTTTGAAGCAGTCCAACCATCGTCATCTTGAGCGCCGACCCGGTCATCTCGTACACAAACCAGAGCAACGCTACCTTATTGAGACTGTCGCCGATCTGAGAGATCGTCTGGCCGGCGAACAAAAATCCGAAGTCCCTGCTTCTGACTAACTCCCAGCCTCGAGCACGGCTTGGAGTGGAACCGGTCTCTTTTGAATCAGCAAGTACGTCAGACATGTCTGCCTCGCCCAAAAATCTTGTGTTGCTCGGAGGCGAAGGCTTGCGTGGCTTGAACAGCCTCATCTTCGAGGAGCCGTTCATACAGCGCGACATAGTCGCGCGCCATCCGATCAGCAGTAAACCGCTCGTCAAAGGCAGCGCGGCAGAGGCGCCGATCGATGAGTGGAATCTGTCCGACTGCATCCTCCAGCTCGGCTACAGTCTCACAAATAAAGCCGGTGACACCATGATCGAGGATTTCAGGAATCGATCCACGTCGGTAGGCCAGTACCGGGGTTCCGCATGCCAGGGCTTCGATCAACACCAATCCGAAAGGCTCCGGCCAATCGTAGGGACACACCAAGGCCATCGCATTGCCGAGAAATTCATTCTTCTCGGCATCGGAGATCTCTCCGAGGAACTCAATCAAGGGGTGGTTGAGCAACGGTTCGATCTCGGCTTCGAAATAGGTTCGGTCCGCAGGATCGACCTTCGCCGCAATCCGCAGGGGAAGGCCGGTGCGTTTAGCGATTTCAATCGCTTGGTCCGGACGCTTTTCCGGGGAGATGCGACCTAGAAAGGCCAGATATCCTTGATGCTTTGGATGAAACCTGTAGAGATTGCGAGGGAGGCCATGGTGGACAGTTCCCGCCCAGTTGGCCCAAGGCAGAGGTTTACGTTGAGCGTCCGAAATGGACACCAAGGGCATTTCAGAAAATTCAC
This region of Nitrospira sp. genomic DNA includes:
- a CDS encoding BON domain-containing protein → MTKPPRALIILSMSLFLLELVSAGSTAAEPQEKEAAPEKHAPRPQPPPAASDSQPLPAKPSAEGKPQSQPGPPAKSDPAEHKEAPPEKAVPRLQQAPATSEGQPAPHKPSGDTKPQSQPSPPAKSDLPSVESESKEKEPVVKKPLGSLILSVKLALMGDSRLFHYEIEVEDDQQTVTLTGRVSTEEEKTTATEIAQVVPGVKTVVNKLAVEKDLAKALLKKQDEILTTLIKERFSKSATLKAANFEVKTEDGVVQLNGTVRFQVIVLEAAEAARQVPGVRAVNTERIRLEGES
- a CDS encoding MFS transporter — encoded protein: MQGRSGRLPYAASVVENADHIAAQDRPLLLTRDFGLVWSGQLISQIGDGVSKLALLWFVYAVTGSPLKTSVIGLLQTIPPIVLGPIIGVYVDRLPKKLLLITSDVLRAVLIGLIPCLIPVESFTVSVLYALVLLHAIATAVFGPALTAAIPGFVPKTQFTAANALLQSTTSLGIVFGPALSGLGIAAYGSQEVLCLNAATYLISAACLTLVRFAKPIASSTSPASTPTMLQDLIEGFRYGVVTQPRLLLLTGTAVLYTFGTSALTALLPVFARKMLGLGPVEVGYLWSALGVGLLLTSIGLLWVTDWMVKDRMHLIVGASVLSGAALCALTQTLDPYLAGVFMGIVGCGMGAFTPIAWGIIQELSPTQMIGRLLGLYGTGAMTAAIGGISAFGWITERQGPETGLLGIALVLLITALAATRMSRASAGG
- a CDS encoding glycosyltransferase family 4 protein; translation: MRIAQVAPLWESVPPKLYGGTERIVSYITEELVALGHDVTLFASGDSETTARLEAICPQALRLNTGIFNRDAPLMMLQERGLGAARGFDIIHSHLDFIGFPLARRNSIPVVTTLHGRQDLPELEPVFREFSEMPLVSISDAQRKPLPWANWAGTVHHGLPRNLYRFHPKHQGYLAFLGRISPEKRPDQAIEIAKRTGLPLRIAAKVDPADRTYFEAEIEPLLNHPLIEFLGEISDAEKNEFLGNAMALVCPYDWPEPFGLVLIEALACGTPVLAYRRGSIPEILDHGVTGFICETVAELEDAVGQIPLIDRRLCRAAFDERFTADRMARDYVALYERLLEDEAVQATQAFASEQHKIFGRGRHV
- a CDS encoding MFS transporter translates to MSDVLADSKETGSTPSRARGWELVRSRDFGFLFAGQTISQIGDSLNKVALLWFVYEMTGSALKMTMVGLLQTLPPLLFGPLIGVYLDRVRKKPVMIGVDLLRTLMVLLIPLLYTMGALTLDRLYFLVFATAIFSTVFGPALTSAVPLIVPKDRLIAANALMQTTTNVGLLVGPAVSGLGIALIGAHNVLYVNAVTFFISALCLFPIRMHETLKGGRTEGKGLTEDITSDLLAGFRFVFVEQKTVLLLMLTATLYSVGISAFIFLLPVFAKDVLGVGPIQLGWLWSALGVGMLLASLSLTSITQGDVSWRLRFMSGALAIGGLAIAALGFLEAPVVAGALIAVIGGSTAMFTPLVWTMLQELTPAHLLGRVFTSFATGGMASSMAGMAGFGWAADTIGPAASLGGISLILLMTAATAWLFSFYKSPTGSLVVSTPGSFAS